The Theropithecus gelada isolate Dixy chromosome 3, Tgel_1.0, whole genome shotgun sequence genomic sequence AAGGGCCAGCCCTGCGTTTTCAACTCCCACAGCACTGGCTCAGGAAGAAACCCCAAGCAGCATTCAGCACACCCCAAGGGACCACCCCATCATACGACATGCCACCCTCTCCATGCCCAACCTGAGACTGTGtgagttttttaattaaaaatgttaaaagttttaaacatGGCCTGTCCACTGTTCTTTGACTTCTGTGCATAAGGACTGTGGGGACAATCTATAAAGAGTCAGCGTCACATGCATGAAGATACTTCAGTATCTCAGCCATGCCCTCCAGACAGCTCCTTCCAGCCAGCCGTGCCCCGGGGAGTGTGAGGAGTGACGGACCAGGCTGTAGGAACAGGAATGGGGTATCATGGGGGATGGCAGAGTAGTGGACAATACACTGCCTGGCCGGTGCCCCTGCTTGCCTGCCCATGGAATGTGTGCAGAGAGAGTGCCAGGCCAGGTGCTGCTCTGGGGAAGTGGGGGAATGAAGCTGGTCCTGCTGCATGTCAGTCTCAGCACCGTCCTGTCCAGTCAGAGCCACTTAGGTTTGCCAGTGAGTGGAGGCCCAGATACACGTTGGATTTCTAAGGTCCCGCCAGATGCTCCTATTGGTGGAATGCCTGTTTAGAGTTAGCCAAACATAGGCCTAATGCCATCTTTCTGTAGCATAAACACAGTGACATAGATACATATTTGTGTGATTTTCATGCACGTTCATTTTTCGATGAGAGACACCACCCAGCTAATCAGGAACAACTGTTTTGTTTCCTTCAGATCTTAACCCAAAGTTGTGATTTTGAGAAGTCATGTCCCCCTTCAGATTTCTTGCTATCTGCTACTTCTCATGTGGAATTGCTTTGGATCTTCTTAGTTCTCTTGAGTCTAAATTAGTCCTTATAAGTTAGTGCAAGCATCTGATTACTTTGTTATCATTACTGTTATGTTCAAGCATTCACAAagtggaaaacattttaatatcaattgctttctatttctcctttatattACAGTTCAGGGCATTGtattaattcttaaaattctATATGTAGGTAGGTTATATGTCTGAATTGAAATGGCTGAATTGAAATagataaaatgaatttcttttctaGATAACAAAGGGAGTGTCATAAAACACTTGTTATGGGacagtgtgatggctcacgcctataatctcagtgctttgagaggctgaggtggaggattgcttgaggccaggaatttgagaccagcctggggcaacatagcaagaccccatctcttaaaaaaaaaaagtggggggctgctgggcacggtggctcacgcctgtaatcccagcactttgggaggccgaagcaggtagatcacaaggtcaggagtttgagatcagcctggccaacacggtgaaaccccgtctctacgaaaaatacaaaatgtagccgggcatgatggcaggcgcctgtaatcccagctactcaggaggctgaggcaagagaattgcttgaacctgggaggcggaggttgcagtgagcagagatcgcaccactgcactccagcctgggcaacagagcaagactctgtctcaaaaatgaatgaatgaattaattaattaaaaaaagaaagaaagaaaaaaaacactgggcagggtggtgtgcacctgtagtcccaactattccagaggttgaggcaggaagaagcacttgagcccaggggttgtcTGCAGTGAGCTCTACTCatgcctctgcacttcagcctgggtgacagagctcagtggctcacacctgtaatcccagcattttaggaagctgaagcaggcagatcgcctaagatcaggagttcgagactggcctggccaacatgataaaaccctgtctctactaaaaaaaaaaaatttttatatatatatatgtatgtatgtgtgtgtatatatatatatgtatgtatatatatatatatataaattagctgggtgtggtggtgcatgcctgtaatcccagctgcttgggaggttgaggaacgagaatcgcttgaacctgggaggtggaggttgcagtgagctgagaacgcgccactgcactccagcctgtacgagagtgagactccgtctcaaaaaaaaaaaggaatttaaggaatttaaaagaaaactcttgTTATATAAAAAGAGTATTGGGTGTGACACATGAGAGCTCCTGCACTCTACCAGTCAGCTACTGACAGACATAGGCCTGGCTCCAgtggaggggcagcagccagtgAGCCCAGCCTGGGGTGACCCACTCCTGCTGCCTCCAGGATGTCCCCTGTTTCCCCAGCCCCTCTGCTGTGCCCTCGGCCCCGGAAGCTGGCAAGTCTGCTTCTCTGGAACAGCATCACGCAGGCCTGCCCAACGGCCCACTGTGCACCAGGCCTTCAGGGGATCCAGATGTCAACCAGGCTGGGTGTTCAGGAGAGGCACAGAAGCCAGGAATACAAACACATCAGCCACCAGGCAAATGGGAAACGTGCCCCAGAAGCTCCCCGCTGAGGATGTTAGGGAGAGCTTTTTGAAGTAGTGTGGTTGAGATGGGGCTTGAGGAAGGCAAGGTTCCAAACAGCAGGGCAGACTGGGGACAAGGCAGACTGCATGAGGGAGCTGATGGAGCTCCCTCACCCTCCAGAATTACCCCAAAGCCAAGCAAAGTGTTCTGCCTGGGGTCACAGCTAGCTCGGGGATGCCTTCTGCCCCTTCGTCAGAGGGGCAAAAGGTCAGAGCCTAGGGTCACCAAAACCTCTGGGCAGCCCAGGGGAGGTCTCAGGCCACAGACCATTCTCAGAACTACCCACTGCCTTCCCAAGCCTGGGGGCGTCCCTGGACTGACCCTCCCCAGCTGTCCTCTTGCACTGGTCAGGGTTCTGGCTGGACTGGCAAGGAGGGGTGGTCAGATATGGGAGTAACTGGATCCCTTCATCAGGACCTAGGGTGGTGAGAGCTTTGAGCCTGCTCTGCTCTGGGCAGACATTGTGCCTGGCCCTGCCAGGATGGATAGACAGCAGGATGTTACACGTTGAGGACATGAAGGTCATCAAGAATGTGGCTGGAATCTGTTAGGGCCTTCATCCTCCCCCAGCCCAGGCGGGGGCTGCCAAGTTTGGTCCTGTCCTCTGTTCCTCTCCTTATTTGGACCTTCAGGTGATAAGCCTGAGACATAAAGGAGGCTGGGCCCTGCCACCACGACAGCAGCCACACCTCTGCAGAGAGAATGGTGAGTGCCTGCTGGGGAGGAAAGGCTAGCGGTCTCCCTGGTGCTGGCCTTTGGGCTGGGGGAGCAGAGTTTTCTGTGCTTGCGTTTGGTCGAGGGTGGTccccagggagaggaagaggatcCTGGCCCTGGCTCTCCTGGGAATGCTCTGGGACGGTGCATGGTGGGTGGGATGGGGAGACTttgaggaggtggggagaggacCCCTCCCTACTCACGGTGTTGCAGGCCAGCAGGAAGGCGGGGACCCGAGGCAAAGTGGCGGCCACCAAGCAGGCCCAACGTGGTTCTTCCAATGTCTTTTCCATGTTTGAACAAGCCCagatccaggagttcaaggaagTGAGTGCCCACTCCCAGCAGCCTCAGACCCCATCCCGGCCTGCCCAACCCCACCCCACATACACACCCCCTTTCTATCCTGACCTTGCCCCTCACACTACCCAggcctctccccttcctcccaccttccctaGAGCTGGGGGCTGCTCCCAACTGAAGGCCCCCATCTCACAGGCCTTCAGCTGTATCGACCAGAATCGTGATGGCATCATCTGCAAGGCAGACCTGAGGGAGACCTACTCCCAGCTGGGTGCGtgcacccacctcccacccagccccaccctgcAGACTGGGGCCCCTGCTCTGAGCTGCTGGGTGGGTGGGAGTAGCTGGGGGGACAGCACCCTGCTCCcctgcttcccctcctccccatctcctcaCACTGCCCTTCCCCCCTTGTCACGCCTTCCTTCCACTTCACCTCCCCGACCCACAGCTGCCTCTGCCCCTCCAGCCCCTGCGGCCAGGATAGAGGGAGGGTGGCCTAGGCCCTTCTGGGGGACACCCAGGGTCCTGGTGTGTACCTcatgccccacccccaccagggAAGGTGAGTGTCCCAGAGGAGGAGCTGGACGCCATGCTGCAGGAGGGCAAGGGTCCCATCAACTTCACCGTCTTCCTCACGCTCTTTGGGGAGAAGCTCAATGGTGAGCCTGGGACAGAGCTGGGCACCCTTGGCCAGGCAGGGAGCCTGCACCCTGCCTGAACCCCACCTGAACCCTGCCTGAACCCCACCGGAACCCTAACTGTACCCCATCTGGACCCACCTGGACTCTTCCTAGCCATGGCCCATTCTAAGCACCTCCTGTGCCCTAGAATCCCATGTGCACTGGTCACCCCAGTGCTGACTTGGGGCCAGGAAAGGTGCCttcagcccccacccccaaattccAATCTCCCAGCCAGGCTGCCCACCTCAGGAGGATGACCATTCCCAGCCCCACTGATCCTCGAGAAACACTTTATATTAGGGAATACCCCCACCTCTTCTGGGATGCGGGGGGCTCCTCATGCAGCCCAGTTCCTGCTAGGCGGGACCTGGGATGCTGGAGACATGGATGCTCAcctggctgccttggcctcccagggacAGACCCCGAGGAAGCCATCCTGAGTGCCTTCCGCATGTTTGACCCCAGTGGCAAAGGGGTGGTGAACAAGGAAGAGTAAGTGTGGCCCAGCCAGATGAGGGGCACAGTGGTGGAAGCAGAGACGGGGGTGAGGCCCCTTGTGAGGGGGGCTGCCTGTACTTCGGGGCCTTATACTACTCTTTGGGGTGCGGCCAACCCTTCCCTACGCCATGAGAGCCTCTGTACCCATCTTCCCTGCGCAGCCACTCCCCCACAGTCTCCTGCTCAGACCCTCCTCACTCCCCGCAGGTTTAAGCAGCTTCTCCTGACCCAGGCAGACAAGTTCTCTCCAGCTGAGGTGAGGCTGCCCAGCCCCTTCAATACCCATCCCCAgcaccttctctgggcctcacccATGACCCAGAGCCCAGTACCAGTGAGGCAGTTGCTGGAAGGGTGAGCCGGGGGTCTTTCTGGAGGAGGTGCCATCTCTGTTGAGACCTAGAGGGTAAAGATGTGGAGTCAGAAAAGACAGCATGTTGCACCAGGCAGGGAGACTGTACACAGACCCGGGGAAAAGCAGATAAGGAGAGGTTTCGTATACTTGGGGTGGGCCTGTGCCTGTGGCTGGAGGGGCGCCCTTTGCCCCTTGGCCCCCATTTGCACCGACTCCTCACTCTGCCCAGAGTCAGCCAACAGAAAAAATTAACCCAGAGTCTGGGGTCTAGGGTTGAAAAGCGAAGGCACAAAGCACAGATGCAGGGGGCAGGCAGAAGGGCCACAGGACTCAGGTGAGGTCTCTGCCCAGCTGGGCCAGGAGCTAGGGGGCTACCTTTCACCAGCGCCCCCTGCAGGTGGAGCAGATGTTCGCCCTGACACCCATGGACCTGGCGGGGAACATCGACTACAAGTCACTGTGCTACATCATCACCCATGGAGACGAGAAAGAGGAAtgaggggcagggccaggcccaCGAGGGGGTACCTCAATAAACTCTGTTGCCAAATTGGAATTGCTGTGGTGTCTTTTCTGTGACAGATGGGCTGGGGACCAGCCAAGGGGGATCCCAAGGTCCCAGTGCACACATCACCATGATCATGGCCACCATCTACCTCCTGGGAGCTGGCCCCTTGCCAGCTCACCTTGATTCACTCCCATGCTGCCAAGTGAAgtgtgaactatgatcatgcctagttcacagatgaggacactgaggcccagagagtgtGAGCATCTCGCCAAGGCCAGCCATCTAGAAGAGGAGAGGGTGGAATTTACACCACCTCCACCAAGCCCAGGAAAGAGCCACAAAGTGGGCActgcccagctacttggggctgTGTAGAGAAGAGGCTGCTTGCTGGGCACTCAGCAAACTCTGCCCAACAGCCCAGCAGGTAGGCAGTGGCCCTGGTACCCCCACACCCAACCACACAGCCTCCCCTGGCCCACTGCTCGCACCCCTTCTCAATACACTGGCTTGGGTGCCTCCCTGCATGGGCCCTGCAGAGAGGTACTCATCTGAAACACAATCAGCTTCTCATTGCAATTACAGGCAAGGCACTAAGACACAAGGAACATGGACACCGAAGGAGGGGCCAGGGAACATGCAAATTTTTAGAGGAAATGCCCAGAACCTGGCATCATGCCTCCTGAGCCCCTCATGCGCTGTGAGGGGTAAGAGGGTCAGACAGCTGGAGGGTAGGGAGATGACGTCTCAGGAGACAATAGTTAGTGCTCCTGTCACCCTTCATCTGAGAACCCAGGAGCTAGAGGAGAGAGTGATCCTCATCATGAGTACAAGAGGAGCAGCAGGGGACATCCAAagcaccagagagagagagagagagacagagacagagacagagacagagacagagagacaggcagTGACAGCTCAAACCTCAGCCAGATCCAGAGCGTACAAAGTTTCCTGCCTACAGGACTGCCCAGTAAGAGCTCTCAGCCTGCCTGCTTCCCTCCCCACAAGCCCTGCTGCAATCCCTGTACCTGGGGGTTGGTGGGGAGGAGGTGAGTGAGAAAGGAGGGGCACTCCTTCCTGAAGGCCCCAAGAAGAAAGGCATTTTCACCCAGACAGGTGTTCAGTTTTGATTTTATCTGGGGTCTGGCAGTTTAATTACTAAATGGAAACTTGAGACTTTCTGGAATTATGgtattttctgttgcttagagAGATTACAAAAGTCACAAACTGCCTGAGTTTCCACCCCAATAGCAGGCCACCAGCCCACTCCACGGAGCATGCTGGGACACTGGGTGAACAAAATCAAGTACCATTAGGATTCTACCACATGAGTTTGCTTGTTCAACAAGCTGATTTCATAAAGTAAGGGATCATATTATAATCCAAGCTCTACAGGTGTAAGTTGTGAAAGactgaaacaaaccaaaaagatcATAGGTGTCCGGTTATCTGATTTGATGGGGTGTCTGAACCTTTCGTTGTCTTTGAGCTGTTTCAAAACTctgtaaattattatttcttttttttcttttttttttttttttttttggatagagtctatctctgtcacccaggctgcagtggcatgatctcagctcactgcaaacttcacctcccaggttcaagtgattctcatgcctcagcctcctgagtagctagtattacagatGTGcacaccatgccaggctaatttttgtatttttaatagagacgcggtttcaccatgttagccagctggtctcgaactcctgacctccgttgatccacccgcctatgcctcccaaatgctgggattacaggcgtgagccaccgcaccctgccacaACTCTGTAAATTATAACTAATAGCAAGGCAATGATTCTTCCCTATAAACATGCAAATAAGTGTTGTCCAGTGGAAGCACAATTGATTTTTCCCTTCTCTGTGGAAGAAGCCAATTTTGCCTATATTAAGCAAATTCATCTGGGCATTCCTAACAGTCTACACATGCACTGGCTCTTTGAATTCTTCTCTGAACCAGGCCCAGGAATGAGCCACAAGATGAGCACTGCCCAGCTCCTTGGGCTGTCACATCTTATTGATTCCTACGTGAATTCACAAGTAAATAATATTTGGCAGTTGTTCACTTAGTATGCAATTCaagattttgctttaaaaatattatcctttCACACTGCTGGTGTAGTTGTCTGATAAGGTTAGTCCTTTCCACACCAAAACTGCCTGTATTAGTGTTGTTTGGAATAAACTGAGGGTAGAATGTATATggtatgtgtatgtggtgtgtgtgtgtgtgtgtgtgatagagagagagagaaaagagagagacaaaaggatAGAGAGAAACAGATGGGCATAGACCCAGGATATCAGTTTAGCCTACACTGACCAATATGATAGCCACTGGCCACTTGAAATGTGGTGTGAGTTGGGATATGCTACAAGTGTAAACTGCACACAATATTTTGAAGATTTCATacaaaaaagaatgcaaatatctcattaataaattttattaatatcattaataTTGTAATAtcatatgttgaaatgataatgtttTGGATATTGGattattactaaaattaatttcacccatttcttttcactttttaaatgtggctactagaataTTTAGAATTTCATAAGTGACTTTCTGGCTTTCATTCCTGTTGGAAAGCACTGAGTTAGACTGTGTAGTGTGTGGTTAAATGAACATGGTGGctcgggcctataatcccagcactttgggaggccgaggcgggcagattacctgaggtcaggagttcaagatcagcccggctaatatggtgaaaccctgtctctactaaaaatacagaaattagccaggtgtggtagggcatgcctgtagtcccagcaattagggaggctgaggcaggagaatatcttgaacccggaaggggaggttgcagtgagcagagatcaagccactgcactccagcctggacgacagagcaagactccatctcaaaaaaaaagtagaataaaaataagtaaataaataaataaagactacaGTTTCTGGGAGACTCTGAGGCAGGCATTAGCCGTCTCTGCAGAGAGTACTTGCAGCAGGGAGCAGCAGTTTTGATGTCCTCAAAAGGAGCCAATTTCATTTGGGTGGGGTTGCCTCTGAGTATTCTAGCAGTACAGACAGAAGGGAGAGAAGGCTGTTTCCAGAAAGCAGAGATCATACAAATTACTTGTGAGACCAAACTTTTTCCTCAGGTGAATCTCAGGCATCCCGTAAGTGGAGTGTCTAACAGTCTACACCTGAGGATGTTGGACAGAAGGTGGTATGAGGTGAGCATAGCTGGGGAGAGCTCCGGGAGGGGGAAGACCAGCTCCATGTTGTCCACCCACTGAAAGGAAAGCTCCCTCTGGGGGAGGTGGATGCCCCCTGGCCAGGCCTGCAGGGCCCTGCTCACTATGAGCTCTGTGTGGTCCTGGCCTGGGTCCCACCAGCCATTGCCAGGCAATAGCTCCCAGTTGGAAAACAGAGCAAggttccctctcaaaaaaaaagaaagagagaaagagagaaagagagaaagagagagaggaaggaaggaaggaaggaaggaaggaaggaaggaaggaaggaaggaaggaaggaaggaaggaaggaaggaagggagggaaagaaaagaaaagaaaagaaaagaaaagaaaagaaagaaaagaaaagaaatacaacagGTAACCatgcatgatggctcacgcctgaaatctcagctacttgggaggccaaggcagaggattgcttgagcctgggaggttgaggcagcagtgagccaggattccgccattgcactccagcctgggtgacaaagcgagaccctatttcaaaaaaaaaacagagagagagaaagaaagaaatgcaacagggccaggcgtggtggttcatacctgtaatcccaacactttgggaggcagaggagaaaggattgcttaagaccaggagttcaagaccagcctgggcaacgggcaaaaacccatctcttcaaaaaatacaaaaattagcctgttgtggtggtgcacacctatagcccCAGATATTCAGGGAGCTTGAGccagatccaggctgcagtgagccatggtcgtgccactgcactccagcctgggtgacagagcgagaccttgtgagaaagaaaagaaagaagggaagaaaggaaggaaggaaggaaggaaggaaggaaggaaggaaggaaggaaggaaggaaggaaggaaggaaggaaggaNaaggaaggaaggaaggaaggaaggaaggaaggaaggaaggaaggaaggaaggaaggaggagagggagggagggagggagggaggaaagaggagggagggagggaaggagggagggaggaagaataCAGGACCCAAAGGGCCTAAATGCCCCCACTGTGCCCGAATTCTGTGTGGCTCAGGACCGGCCTCCTCCACACTCCCACTACTACAACCCTGCACCCCACTTGTTCCTGGGGGCCCCCAAGGGGAGCCTCACCAGAAGACTGCTCATAAACCCACCACCCCTcatctttcctgtctttttagAAGCCTCAGAAGCCTTGCCGCTTTAAGGACACCTCCATCTGAGCCAAGGTGCTCGCTCCAGGTATCCCAGAGCTCCTGGTCCTGGGTGTCCCTGCCACACGTCTCCCCATGGAGCCCTACTCTGGCTCAAGCCCCCTAACTGTGCATGAGGAGGACTCTTGCCCTCACTGGGACTGTCCAGAGCCTTCCTATCTCTCTGGAGGGACTTCCGTCAGTTTCTGCCCCTTCTCCTCTTCTGCTAAGAACTCACGTTAAGTCTGATAGCAGAAGCATCATCTGGCACCCTCCTGAAAGGAACCCAGAGTGCCTCCTTTGTGGACCGGTACCTGGATTTtccccactctctctcccttCAGCCATGCTGATGGCAGAGAAGGTAAGAACTTCCAGCCCATTTCTCTGGAGAGGCAAACTTGTCATTTGTCACTGCAGAGAAGGTTCTACCTTATGCTCATagtacattatctttattatGTGCTAGGATATCAcatttaaaaggacaaaaaaggccaggcagtggctcatgcttatactcccagcactttgggaggccgaggcaggtggatcacctgaggccaggagtttgagaccagcctccttggccgggcgcggtggctcaagcctgtaatcccagcactttgggaggccgaggcgggtggatcacaaggtcaggagatcgagactatcctggctaacatggtgaaaccccgtctctactaaaaatacaaaaaactagccgggcgcggtagcgggcgcctgtagtcccagctacttgggaggctgaggcgggagaatggcgtgaacccggggggcggagcttgcagtgagccgagatcgcgccactgcactccagcctgggagacacagtgagactccgtctcaaaaaaaaaaaaaagagaccagcctgaccaacatggcaaaaccctgtctctactaaaaatacaaaaattagctgggtgttgtggcatgtgcctgtaatcccagctacttgggaggctgaagcaggagaatcgcttgaacccaggaggcagaggatgcagtgaactgagatcatgccactgcacaccagcctgggccacaaagcgagactctgtctcaaaacaaaacaaacaaacaaacaaacaaacaaaaacaataaaataaaaggacaaaaaaaaagaaatataaaatacttgaaGGCGCTTGTATTATAACATTAATAGGATTGACAGTATCTGctttccaggctgaagtgattcATTCATTATTCTAGACTTCTTTAGTCCTTTGCAATTTGTGGtaattatgcttttctttttaacattaaaaaaaagtataaaaataaaaggcaaaaaaagcaTTATCCCATTAGTCTGAACTTCCCCTCCTCTATCCCTGCCCCAATACCCTTGAAGACCCTGGATGCAAACAAAGGCCTGAGGGAGCCTCTTCCCTGCAGTGCAGGCCTCACCTGGGGCTCaagtcagaatctgcattttattgaCTAGGACAGCCTCTAGTCAGGCCAGGGGTCCGCTGTGCTGCCCAAGTGCCCTCACCCCAGCTTTGAGGCACCAGAAGggcaaatgcaaatttaaaacgaGAATAAGTTTATTCTccttggtggaaaaaaaaaaaaaaaacagactttcccatctcctttttctttagaaaatctATAATTGCAAGTTccttcctggactttttttatGTAGATCTGTTAAAAAGCTAAATAAGCCTTTTTCAAGTTTCACATCCCAGGAATGTCTCCTTAAGGACCTAGGAGGCACCATTTGAAGTGTAATCACCAAGGGAGATACATCTTTATCTCCCAGTTTCCGTGGGCAATGGGGAGCCTAACTTTAGCCCGGTGCCTGGCTCAAGTTGCAAACACACTTCCAGTCTTAAAggaatgagtttatttttttttcctttagataaaGGCAATTAGCAAACCCACGTGGCCTCCCCAGTTACCTGGGGATTTACAGAGAACTGTGTGTGACCACAGGTGCTGTCAAGCCCTCTTACCTGAGAACCCGTGACATTTCCCTTGAGAACATGAACGGGATGGGTTGCACCTGGTTATATACAAGCGTGAGACTTCTTTCTGCCTTTGCAATTTCTTAGCAGATTGTCTGTGATGAGCATCGCAATCTGTTTAATGTCTATTCaataattaaacttttctttctcttcttttgtggAAAGGTTTTCTGCGTTGGcaggagatttttgtttttgattatgtCCCCAAGATGCCTGATGTTCCACCCCTCAAGAGCCTCAGCCttgcccagggagggcatggggGTGAGTGGCCTCTCCCACGGACAGTGCTGGCCAAGTTGGCCCAGGTGCGCAGCAAGGGCTGCTCCCCAAAGACTCCCTCCCGGTCAGCATGGGTAAGGCCCCTGTtgtgttgttttctcttttttgtagagTT encodes the following:
- the MYL7 gene encoding myosin regulatory light chain 2, atrial isoform isoform X2; translated protein: MASRKAGTRGKVAATKQAQRGSSNVFSMFEQAQIQEFKEAFSCIDQNRDGIICKADLRETYSQLGKVSVPEEELDAMLQEGKGPINFTVFLTLFGEKLNGTDPEEAILSAFRMFDPSGKGVVNKEEFKQLLLTQADKFSPAEVEQMFALTPMDLAGNIDYKSLCYIITHGDEKEE
- the MYL7 gene encoding myosin regulatory light chain 2, atrial isoform isoform X1, whose amino-acid sequence is MASRKAGTRGKVAATKQAQRGSSNVFSMFEQAQIQEFKEASPLPPTFPRAGGCSQLKAPISQAFSCIDQNRDGIICKADLRETYSQLGKVSVPEEELDAMLQEGKGPINFTVFLTLFGEKLNGTDPEEAILSAFRMFDPSGKGVVNKEEFKQLLLTQADKFSPAEVEQMFALTPMDLAGNIDYKSLCYIITHGDEKEE
- the MYL7 gene encoding myosin regulatory light chain 2, atrial isoform isoform X4, with the translated sequence MASRKAGTRGKVAATKQAQRGSSNVFSMFEQAQIQEFKEAFSCIDQNRDGIICKADLRETYSQLAPAARIEGGWPRPFWGTPRVLVCTSCPTPTREGECPRGGAGRHAAGGQGSHQLHRLPHALWGEAQWDRPRGSHPECLPHV
- the MYL7 gene encoding myosin regulatory light chain 2, atrial isoform isoform X3, coding for MSFPCLNKPRSRSSRKAGGCSQLKAPISQAFSCIDQNRDGIICKADLRETYSQLGKVSVPEEELDAMLQEGKGPINFTVFLTLFGEKLNGTDPEEAILSAFRMFDPSGKGVVNKEEFKQLLLTQADKFSPAEVEQMFALTPMDLAGNIDYKSLCYIITHGDEKEE